Proteins encoded in a region of the Streptomyces sp. NBC_00258 genome:
- a CDS encoding alpha/beta hydrolase family protein: MVTAAPAHPATAEDVHVEGTLASGATYVMDVPAGWNGTVLLFSHGFRPKGAPNPAQNVTDPATRALLLEDGYALVGSSYATTGWAVEHAVPDQLATLDAFTERFGEARRTLAWGQSYGGFVTTKIAERHGDRIHGSLSACGLVHGGVANWNNTLDPVFALKTLLAPDASIPLAGFRDQAAATTAATTLTGVVTEAQTSADGRAQIALAAALHNIPGWNDPSQPRPAPDDWNAQQANQYTAVRGLLATAAFSWRQDTETLAGGNSSWNTGVDYAKLLRTSSAYKEVKGLYKAAGRSLKADLKTLNTAPRVKADKKAVDWMSRTSAFTGRLTKPQLTIHTTGDALVPVQTESAYLRAATAGGSRPLLRQAYVDNAGHCTFSPAEQVAALDALEHRVDTGRWGDTGADALNSRAAQADPTTPARYSAYRPTPYLRPYDLAHPGDAYRP, from the coding sequence ATGGTGACCGCGGCCCCGGCTCATCCGGCCACCGCAGAGGACGTCCACGTCGAGGGCACGCTCGCCTCCGGCGCGACGTACGTCATGGACGTCCCCGCGGGCTGGAACGGCACCGTCCTCCTGTTCAGCCACGGCTTCCGGCCGAAGGGCGCGCCCAATCCGGCCCAGAACGTCACCGACCCCGCCACCCGCGCGCTGCTCCTCGAGGACGGCTACGCACTGGTCGGTTCCTCGTACGCCACCACGGGCTGGGCGGTGGAGCACGCGGTGCCGGACCAGCTGGCGACGCTCGACGCGTTCACCGAGCGGTTCGGGGAGGCCCGGCGGACCCTCGCCTGGGGCCAGTCGTACGGCGGGTTCGTGACCACGAAGATCGCCGAGCGCCACGGCGACCGGATCCACGGATCACTGTCCGCCTGCGGACTGGTCCACGGCGGTGTCGCCAACTGGAACAACACGCTCGACCCGGTCTTCGCCCTCAAGACCCTCCTGGCGCCCGACGCCTCGATACCCCTGGCCGGCTTCCGCGACCAGGCAGCCGCCACGACCGCCGCCACCACCCTGACCGGCGTCGTCACCGAGGCACAGACCTCCGCCGACGGCCGCGCCCAAATCGCCCTCGCGGCGGCCCTGCACAACATCCCCGGCTGGAACGACCCCTCCCAGCCCCGCCCCGCTCCCGACGACTGGAACGCGCAGCAGGCCAACCAGTACACGGCCGTCCGGGGCCTCCTCGCGACCGCGGCGTTCAGCTGGCGCCAGGACACGGAGACCCTGGCGGGCGGAAACTCGTCCTGGAACACGGGCGTCGACTACGCCAAGCTGCTGCGCACGTCCTCGGCGTACAAGGAGGTCAAGGGCCTCTACAAGGCGGCCGGGCGCTCCCTGAAGGCCGACCTCAAGACGCTCAACACCGCCCCGCGGGTCAAGGCCGACAAGAAGGCGGTCGACTGGATGAGCCGGACCAGCGCCTTCACCGGCCGGCTGACGAAGCCTCAGCTCACCATCCACACCACCGGCGACGCACTCGTCCCCGTACAGACCGAGAGCGCCTATCTGCGCGCCGCCACGGCCGGCGGTTCGCGCCCGCTGCTGCGCCAGGCGTACGTCGACAACGCCGGCCACTGCACGTTCAGCCCCGCCGAACAGGTCGCCGCCCTGGACGCGCTGGAGCACCGGGTGGACACGGGCCGATGGGGCGACACGGGGGCCGACGCCCTCAACTCACGGGCGGCGCAGGCCGATCCGACGACTCCGGCCCGCTACAGCGCGTACCGCCCCACCCCGTACCTGCGCCCCTACGACCTGGCCCATCCGGGCGACGCGTACCGGCCCTGA